A stretch of the Uranotaenia lowii strain MFRU-FL chromosome 3, ASM2978415v1, whole genome shotgun sequence genome encodes the following:
- the LOC129753058 gene encoding uncharacterized protein LOC129753058, with protein sequence MDDDPGDPGPFGSRFGLLAQFGDSKKDQKSIKSNKRRANGVGNSTSLFNKIVRVDQRNGPRFLIMERKDANLTMDPVNPFFIKKAMDAFSSNVTISRMRNGCLLLKTVDRQHAAKLMKMTNFGGTIKVEVTKHPTLNLISGTIYCRDLVSLSDKVILQELTSEHVVKVSRMSKKDKAGKSVDTGTFILTFDLNILPASINVGFYLCKVKPYIPSPLRCKNCLHYGHTKNHCKGNQACAMCGQMFHGSSECASLPKCINCSGDHSALSRTCPKYIDEMEIQRIRTNDRVSIGEARRRRRQQVPEIPVFTRSYAQVAQEIPTSKSPTATTQLDLTHCTKMSPHVKNISQPEVEKSQQALDKEESTIPSVGSLPLNHLTDKRDDLRQDRAVVGGQRRELPN encoded by the coding sequence ATGGACGATGACCCAGGTGACCCTGGGCCATTTGGCTCACGTTTTGGATTGTTGGCTCAGTTTGGGGATAGCAAAAAGGATCAAAAAAGCATCAAGTCAAACAAGCGACGGGCTAACGGCGTTGGAAATTCAACTAGCTTATTCAACAAGATAGTGAGAGTCGATCAACGCAACGGACCACGTTTTCTGATCATGGAACGAAAGGATGCCAATTTGACCATGGACCCCGTGAATcccttttttatcaaaaaggcGATGGACGCGTTCTCCTCAAATGTCACAATAAGTCGTATGAGAAACGGATGCCTTTTGTTGAAAACTGTTGACCGTCAACATGCTGCAAAGCTGATGAAAATGACCAACTTTGGTGGAACCATCAAGGTTGAGGTTACGAAACATCCAACTCTTAACCTCATTAGCGGCACGATCTATTGTCGAGATCTGGTGAGTCTTAGTGATAAAGTGATTCTTCAAGAACTAACGAGCGAACACGTGGTTAAAGTGAGTCGTATGTCAAAGAAGGACAAGGCGGGCAAATCAGTCGATACCGGCACCTTCATATTGAcgtttgatttgaatattttacctGCAAGTATAAATGTCGGATTCTACTTGTGTAAAGTCAAGCCATATATTCCTTCTCCATTAAGATGTAAAAATTGTTTACATTACGGTCATACTAAAAACCATTGCAAAGGCAACCAGGCCTGTGCAATGTGTGGTCAAATGTTCCATGGTTCGTCTGAATGTGCATCGTTGCCAAAATGCATAAATTGTTCTGGTGATCATTCCGCCCTGTCTCGAACATGCCCTAAGTACATTGACGAAATGGAAATACAGCGCATCCGAACCAACGATCGAGTTTCAATTGGAGAAGCACGTCGTAGAAGAAGACAACAAGTTCCCGAGATACCCGTATTCACGAGAAGCTACGCACAAGTAGCCCAGGAGATTCCGACATCGAAGAGTCCCACAGCTACGACGCAGCTAGATCTCACTCATTGCACGAAAATGAGTCCGCACGTAAAAAACATCTCTCAACCAGAAGTCGAAAAATCTCAGCAAGCACTGGACAAAGAAGAATCTACTATACCATCAG